A single window of Nitrospira lenta DNA harbors:
- a CDS encoding acetyl-CoA carboxylase carboxyltransferase subunit alpha yields the protein MRDYLEFEKPVREIEEKIEKLAAANSGKASTQEEIRKLRGKLAQVEHQLYSTLTPWQRTQLARHPQRPSTLDYISELSRGFLELHGDRSFGDDRAIVGGFAKFNDRTVMIIGHQKGKTLKERMQRNFGMPNPEGYRKALRLMRLAEKFGHPILTFIDTPGAYPGIGAEERGQAEAIARNLLVMSRLKVPILSVVIGEGGSGGALALGVSDRVLMLEHSVYSVISPEGCAAILWDNPAKVPDAAMALKITAQDLMGLGVIDEIIPEPLGGAHREPKAVCDRVAKALTNQLFQLLDLPHNELLNQRDLKFRKMGAVEGLVAQA from the coding sequence ATGCGCGACTATCTCGAATTTGAAAAGCCTGTTCGCGAGATCGAAGAAAAGATCGAAAAGTTAGCGGCGGCCAATTCAGGCAAGGCCTCCACGCAGGAAGAAATCAGGAAGTTGCGCGGAAAACTTGCGCAAGTCGAGCATCAGCTCTATAGCACATTGACCCCCTGGCAGCGGACCCAACTCGCCCGCCACCCTCAGCGCCCCAGCACACTCGATTACATCAGCGAGCTCAGCCGCGGATTTTTGGAACTCCATGGGGATCGCTCATTCGGAGACGACCGAGCCATTGTCGGGGGATTTGCCAAGTTCAACGACCGGACGGTCATGATCATCGGCCACCAGAAGGGCAAGACACTGAAGGAACGCATGCAGCGAAACTTCGGCATGCCCAATCCTGAAGGCTATCGGAAAGCGTTGCGTCTGATGCGATTGGCAGAAAAGTTCGGCCATCCCATCCTGACCTTCATCGATACCCCGGGAGCTTACCCTGGGATCGGCGCAGAAGAGCGCGGACAGGCGGAAGCGATCGCCAGAAATCTTTTGGTGATGTCACGCCTGAAAGTCCCGATTCTGTCCGTCGTGATCGGCGAAGGCGGAAGCGGCGGCGCACTGGCGCTCGGAGTCTCAGACCGCGTTCTCATGCTGGAACATTCGGTCTATTCGGTGATTTCTCCGGAAGGATGCGCGGCTATTCTCTGGGACAACCCCGCTAAGGTTCCGGATGCGGCCATGGCCCTTAAGATCACGGCCCAGGATCTGATGGGTCTCGGCGTGATCGATGAAATTATTCCAGAGCCCTTAGGCGGAGCGCACCGCGAACCCAAGGCCGTCTGCGACCGGGTAGCCAAAGCCCTCACCAATCAACTGTTCCAACTGCTCGATCTCCCGCACAACGAACTCCTGAACCAGCGCGATCTCAAATTCCGCAAGATGGGCGCCGTTGAAGGACTAGTCGCGCAGGCGTAA